In Juglans microcarpa x Juglans regia isolate MS1-56 chromosome 8D, Jm3101_v1.0, whole genome shotgun sequence, the following are encoded in one genomic region:
- the LOC121242712 gene encoding ERAD-associated E3 ubiquitin-protein ligase component HRD3A, with protein sequence MRIATLKLLLSLLILSLYPLSLTARPYILILSEDDIKDTSISSDDSPDPTRLDNPEWDEFGESDSPHKSEDELDPGSWRPIFEPGSSSAAGSSDPVPENDALYISGVSKMLLAASSGDARLTEEAVGEIEATADEGNAHARSVLGFLYGLGMMREKNKAKAFMYHHFASEGGNMQSKMALAYTYLRQDMHEKAVKLYAELAEVAVNSFLISKYSPVIEPIRINNGAEENKEALRKSRGEDDEEVQILEYQALKGNAGAMYRIGLFYYFGMRGLRRDHAKAMSWFLKAVEKGEPRSMELLGEIYARGAGVERNYTKALEWLTLASRLQLYSAYNGMGYLYIKGYGVDKKNYTKAKEYFEKAANNDDAGGRYNLGVMYLKGIGVKKDLRIASELFMLSANMGQPKAFYQLAKMFHTGVGLKKNPIMATALYKLVAEQGPWSSLSRWALESYLKGDVGKAFLLYARMADLGYEVAQSNAAWILDKYGERSMCMGESEFCTDGERHQRAHSLWWQASEQGNEHAALLIGDAYYFGRGTERDYHRAATAYMHAKSQSNAQAMFNLGYMHEHGQGLPLDLHLAKRYYDQALEVDHTAKLPVTLALASLWIRKNYASSFLVHLIDSLPEVYPKVEAWVEDVLMEEGNATILTLFLCLLTVLYLRERHRRHAVPAAAEVAVPQNPNEHGAPAPI encoded by the exons ATGCGTATCGCAACTCTGAAGCTCTTACTCTCtctcctcattctctctctctaccctcTATCTCTCACCGCCCGACCCTATATCCTCATTCTCTCTGAAGATGATATCAAAGACACTTCAATCTCCTCCGACGACTCGCCCGACCCCACTCGCCTTGACAATCCCGAGTGGGATGAATTTGGCGAGTCCGACTCACCCCATAAGTCCGAGGACGAGCTCGACCCCGGCTCTTGGCGCCCGATCTTCGAACCGGGCTCCTCTTCGGCTGCCGGCTCGTCCGATCCCGTCCCTGAAAACGATGCTCTGTACATCTCCGGTGTTTCGAAGATGTTATTGGCGGCGAGCTCTGGCGACGCGCGGTTGACGGAGGAGGCGGTGGGGGAGATCGAGGCCACCGCGGACGAGGGCAATGCGCACGCGAGGTCGGTGCTAGGATTTCTTTACGGATTGGGGATGATGAGGGAAAAGAACAAGGCCAAGGCTTTTATGTACCATCACTTTGCTTCCGAGGGAGGTAACATGCAGTCCAAGATGGCCCTTGCGTATACCTACTTGCGCCAAGAT ATGCATGAAAAAGCAGTGAAACTTTACGCCGAGTTAGCAGAAGTAGCTGTAAACAGTTTCTTGATTTCAAAATATTCTCCTGTGATTGAACCGATCAGGATCAACAATGGGGCTGAGGAGAATAAGGAGGCCCTAAGAAAGTCCAGAGGGGAGGATGATGAGGAGGTCCAGATTTTGGAATATCAGGCATTGAAAGGGAACGCTGGAGCCATGTACAGGATTGGGCTGTTTTATTACTTTGGGATGAGAGGATTGAGGCGTGATCATGCCAAGGCAATGTCGTGGTTTCTGAAGGCTGTGGAGAAGGGGGAGCCGAGGTCAATGGAACTTCTTGGGGAGATATATGCTCGGGGAGCTGGGGTTGAGAGGAACTACACCAAAGCGCTTGAATGGCTTACCCTTGCATCCAGACTGCAACTTTATTCGGCTTATAATGGGATGGGGTATTTGTATATCAAAGGCTATGGAGTTGACAAGAAGAATTACACCAAA GCAAAAGAGTACTTTGAGAAGGCtgctaataatgatgatgcTGGCGGCCGCTATAACCTAGGAGTAATGTATCTAAAAGGGATTGGGGTAAAGAAGGACTTGAGGATAGCTTCTGAACTGTTTATGCTGTCTGCTAATATGGGTCAACCAAAGGCATTCTACCAGCTGGCAAAGATGTTTCATACCGGTGTGGGGCTTAAGAAAAACCCTATAATG GCAACTGCATTATACAAATTAGTTGCAGAACAGGGACCATGGAGTTCCTTGTCTAGATGGGCCCTTGAATCGTACTTAAAAGGTGATGTGGGTAAGGCATTCCTCTTGTATGCAAGGATGGCTGATCTAGGGTATGAGGTGGCACAGAGTAATGCTGCATGGATACTTGACAAATATGGCGAGCGTAGCATGTGCATGGGAGAATCTGAGTTCTGCACGGATGGAGAAAGGCATCAACGTGCACATTCTTTGTGGTGGCAAGCTTCCGAGCAGGGTAATGAACATGCAGCATTGCTGATTGGAGATGCCTATTACTTTGGTCGG GGTACTGAGAGGGACTATCATCGTGCAGCAACAGCTTACATGCATGCCAAATCCCAATCGAATGCACAAGCCATGTTCAACCTCGGGTACATGCATGAACATGGCCAAGGACTTCCATTGGATCTCCATCTTGCCAAGCGATACTATGATCAAGCCCTAGAGGTTGATCATACGGCAAAATTGCCAGTTACACTTGCCCTCGCAAGCTTGTGGATACGAAAGAACTATGCAAGTAGTTTCCTG GTCCATTTGATTGATTCGCTGCCTGAAGTCTATCCTAAAGTAGAAGCATGGGTGGAAGATGTGCTAATGGAGGAAGGAAATGCAACCATACTGACACTTTTCCTTTGTCTCCTTACTGTCCTTTATCTCCGTGAGCGGCATCGTAGGCATGCTGTTCCAGCCGCTGCTGAGGTGGCTGTGCCACAGAACCCTAATGAGCATGGTGCACCTGCACCCATTTAA